A genomic segment from Nicotiana sylvestris chromosome 1, ASM39365v2, whole genome shotgun sequence encodes:
- the LOC138878767 gene encoding uncharacterized mitochondrial protein AtMg00300-like, giving the protein MGNNATCAIVGIGSVRVRCHDGVVRTITQVRHVPDLKKNLISLSTLDEQGYRYMSEAGTIKVTKGSLVMLKGKLENGLYTLAGSTIVGSANASTVQLSNDDKARLWHMRLGHMSARGLEMLSNRNLLEGEKISTLDFCEHCVLGKQKKVSFNTGKHKTRGVLDYIHSDLWGPSKLPSKGKKSI; this is encoded by the exons atgggcaataatgcaacttgtgcaatagttggcattggctcagttcgggttcgctgccatgatggagtcgtgaggactattacacaagtccgtcatgttcctgatctgaagaagaatttgatctccctgagtactctggatgaacaaggctacaggtacatgagcgaagcaggaactataaaggtgactaaaggttctttagtcatgctgaaaggcaagctggagaacggcctttacacattggccggaagcaccattgttggctctgcaaatgcatctacagtgcagttatctaatgatgacaaggcaagactatggcacatgagactgggtcatatgagcgcacgtggactggagatgttgagcaatcgtaaccttttggaaggtgagaagatcagcacacttgacttctgtgagcattgcgttctagggaagcaaaagaaggtcagcttcaacactggcaaacacaagacaagaggagtgctagactacatccattcagatttatggggtccctctaaacttccatcgaagggcaaaaagag catttaa